From a single Francisella halioticida genomic region:
- a CDS encoding transposase — protein MSNKRKIYTVEFKTKVVLEVLGKDQTITQLSVKYNITPKNINN, from the coding sequence ATGAGTAATAAGAGAAAAATATATACCGTTGAATTTAAGACTAAAGTTGTCTTGGAAGTATTGGGGAAAGATCAAACAATCACACAGTTATCAGTAAAATATAATATTACGCCCAAAAACATAAATAATTGA
- a CDS encoding IS3 family transposase, with the protein MDPSKSVSQYKKDNAKLQTKIDQYSKKVGQLTIEKEFLEGKLVSLGLSDRKAMIDPKHKLSVVKQSFLLEVSRAGLYYKPVVNEHKEEVKAKLIQIHEEIPCYGYIKAHKQLIEDGFSICENTVQKYRKELGIKAILAVKKPNLNLSEPNKEHAIYSYKLKGLSILRPNQVWSTDITYIKTDAGTVYMAAIIDWYSKAVLSWEISNTMDSSLVMKVLNEALYKYGVPEIFNTNQGSQYTSNIHIQTLLDKKITISMDGKGRATDNICIERFWRSAKCERFYLNQYPGIVELRNDVDDYIDFYNNRRFHESINYKKPMEFYYDNLLEKRAA; encoded by the coding sequence ATGGATCCATCCAAATCAGTATCACAATATAAAAAAGACAATGCAAAGCTTCAAACCAAGATAGATCAGTATTCTAAGAAGGTTGGACAACTAACAATTGAGAAGGAATTTCTTGAGGGAAAGCTCGTAAGCTTGGGATTATCTGATAGAAAAGCGATGATTGATCCTAAGCATAAATTATCTGTTGTAAAACAAAGTTTCTTATTAGAAGTTTCTAGAGCTGGTTTATATTACAAGCCTGTGGTTAACGAACATAAAGAAGAAGTAAAAGCAAAGCTTATACAGATACATGAGGAGATTCCCTGCTACGGCTATATAAAAGCTCATAAGCAATTAATAGAAGATGGGTTTAGCATCTGTGAGAACACAGTACAAAAATATCGTAAAGAGTTAGGCATCAAAGCTATATTGGCGGTGAAAAAACCAAACTTAAACTTATCTGAACCTAACAAAGAGCATGCTATTTATAGTTACAAACTAAAAGGTTTAAGCATATTGAGACCTAATCAAGTTTGGTCTACAGATATTACATATATTAAGACTGATGCTGGCACAGTTTATATGGCAGCTATTATTGATTGGTACTCTAAGGCTGTACTAAGTTGGGAGATATCCAACACTATGGATAGTAGTTTAGTTATGAAAGTTTTAAATGAAGCTCTGTATAAATATGGAGTACCAGAAATATTTAACACTAATCAAGGTAGCCAGTACACATCTAACATTCATATCCAAACATTATTGGATAAAAAAATTACTATATCTATGGATGGTAAAGGTAGAGCAACTGATAACATTTGCATCGAAAGATTTTGGAGAAGTGCTAAATGTGAGAGATTTTATTTAAATCAATATCCTGGCATTGTTGAACTAAGAAACGATGTGGATGATTATATAGATTTTTATAATAATAGAAGATTTCATGAGTCTATCAATTATAAAAAACCTATGGAATTTTATTACGATAACTTATTGGAAAAACGGGCGGCTTAG
- a CDS encoding DNA polymerase III subunit chi has translation MKVEFQVLQTSEQKVLLDSIVDHVLENYRRSTFAILAPTGIAKELDERLWQPGEESFIPHHCAISASQYNQYKNIPILITDNLFITSGFDVLINIMDVAVDPQRIKIKELKEFVYQDEQALLASRKKYIYYKEYNLEINTIKE, from the coding sequence ATGAAAGTTGAATTTCAAGTTTTACAAACATCTGAACAGAAAGTACTTCTAGATTCTATAGTTGATCATGTTTTAGAGAACTATAGACGTAGCACATTTGCAATTTTAGCTCCTACAGGGATTGCAAAAGAACTAGATGAAAGGTTGTGGCAACCAGGAGAAGAATCCTTTATCCCCCATCATTGCGCTATAAGCGCTAGCCAGTATAATCAATATAAAAATATTCCTATCCTTATAACAGATAATCTATTTATTACTTCTGGCTTTGATGTGTTGATAAATATTATGGATGTAGCTGTAGATCCTCAAAGGATTAAGATAAAAGAGCTTAAAGAGTTTGTTTATCAAGATGAGCAGGCCTTGTTAGCTTCACGTAAAAAATATATCTATTACAAAGAATATAATTTAGAAATTAATACGATAAAAGAGTAA